GTTCCGCAGCGCGATCTCCTCCAACTGGGCGTTGAAAGCGCCGACCGCTTCGAGATAGGCGGTGCGCAGATCTTCTGGCTGGGCCAGATATTGCTCGGCGACTTCCAGGCCGACAAACCGGACCATGCCATCCATATCGAAATAGAGTTCGTCATGGTGCATCACTTGAAAGAGAACTACTTCGTGCTTGCTAAACCGGAGACGCTGTATCGCCGCTTCCACCGATTCCAAATCACCGAAAAAGTCGCTGAAGATCATCACGATCTCGCGGCGCTGCATCCGTTCGGCCAACTCGCTTAGACACTGGGCCAGGTTGGTCTTTTCGATCGCCTCGACTTCATCCAAGTGTTGCGTCATACGCACCACTTGATGCATCGAGTTGCTCGCGCGAATGTGCCCGCGGATGTGGGTATCGAACGTCGCGAGCGAAACTTTGTCACTTTGGCGCACGATGCTATGTCCTAAGACGGTCGCCATACGCGACGCATACAGCAGCTTTTGTTCGTCTCCTTCGCCGTAACGCATCGACGAACTGATATCGAGCAGCAGATGGCACGTAAAGTTCGTCTCCATCTCGTACTGCTTGATGAAGTACTTGTCGCGTGTGAAATAGATGCGCCAGTCGATATGCTTCGGATCGTCGCCGGGGACATACTCGCGATGCCCAGCAAATTCGACGGCGAAACCAGATGCAGGCGAACGATGCGCGCCGGCAAGGTTTCCCATCACCAGGCCGCGCGGTTCAATGCTGCGACCGGCGACGCGGCTCAGGACTTCAGGATCGAGATAACGTGCTAAAACGCTACTGGACATCGCTAGGCTTTCGGCAAACTACGCGGCGGGACGTTCATACTTTTTGTCGGCGGGAATCGCTTCTAACAGCATGCCGATCAAATCTTCGCTCGACAGGTTGTTCGCCTGGGCGGCGTAGTTGCCGGCGATGCGATGTCGCAACGCCGGTTTGGCGACCGCTTGCACATCGGCGACGCTGGCATGATACCGTCCGTACAAAATAGCGCGAGCTTTCGCACAGGTAACCAGCGTAAGCAATCCACGCGGACCGGCGCCCCAAGCAACCCATTTGTTGACAAAGTCCGGCGCTTCCGGCTGACCGGTGCGCGTTGCGCGAATCAGCGCCCATGCGTAACCAAGAACTTGATCGCTGACCGGCACGCGGCGAACCAAGTTTTGGAACTCTTGGATCTCGGCGCCGCTGACGCACGGTTCGATCTTCCCCATTTGATTAGTAGTGACGCGACGCGCGATATCCCATTCTTCGGCGCCGCTTGGATAATCGACCTTGATATGCAACAGAAAGCGATCCAACTGCGCTTCAGGCAGCGGATAGGTCCCTTCCTGTTCTAGCGGGTTTTGCGTCGCCAAGACGAAGAACGGATCAGGCAACTTATGCACGGAACCGCCGGCGCTGACTTGACGCTCTTGCATCGCTTCCAGCATCGCCGCTTGCGTCTTGGGAGGCGTTCGGTTGATTTCGTCCGCCAACAAGAGGTTTGCGAATAACGGTCCCGGCAAAAACTTGTAGCCGCGTTGACGCGTTTCGGGATCTTCCTGAATTACTTCGGTGCCAGTCACATCGCTCGGCATCAGGTCCGGCGTAAATTGAATCCGCTTGAACGTCAGATGCAGTGCGTCCGAGAGCGAGCTAATCAACAACGTTTTAGCCAAACCCGGCACGCCTTCCAGCAGCGCGTGTCCGCGAGCGAACATCGCCACGAGGACTTGTTCGACGACATCGTTCTGCCCGACGATCACTTTGGCTAGTTCATCACGAATCCGTCCGTACGCTTGTTCGCACCGCTGCACGGCGGCGACGTCGTCTTGCGAAATCGGTTCGCTGCTCATCGAAGGCTCCTCAAAATGGAGGCGAGAAAATCGCCGTTGGATATGTATTTTCGTTCCGGTTTTTGTTAGTCGATGTTCTCAAAATAACGGCGGAGCCGCTGCTCGTACCCGCGCGGCGGTTCACGCCGAGCGCCAGCTTGAATCGCTTTTTGCAGTCCCGGAGGAAGCTTGGCGAACCATGGTTCGTTGTCGAAGCGCCGCGACTTGGCGTCGCTATCCCCAGCAGTTTCGCTTCCCCGCGAATCGCCCCCCTCTGGTTCCGGAGAAAGTGACAGCGGCATATCGGCGCCATCCTGGTTTTGCGTTTGTTCCCCTCCCTGCGAAGTTCCGCCTGCCGCGGCGACGCTTGACGTAGCGCCAGGCTGCGGTTGCTGCCCTGGTGTCGCCGCGCTGGCGGCAGCTGGCGCGGGAGCTTGCGCCGTGGGGCCATCCCCAACGCCAGGTCGCGGCGCTCCTGTCACTTGACCTGGCATCCCGCCTTGCGGCGCTGCAGGCATCGCCTGCAGCGCTTGTTGGACCGCTTGGCCGCCTGCGATCGCGTCGGCCGTCGCTTGCGGCGAGTTCGGCACCAGGCCGGTTCCTAGTTCGTTGCTAGTCGGGCCCAAGTCTTGCCCGGCGCCTGGCATCGCTTGCGATGCATCGCCGGCGGCCATTTGTTCACCGGGGCCTTGTCCCAGAGCAGGCTGCCCCAGTTGTTGATTGTGGGAAGCAGGCTGGTTTCCTTCGCCGCCGGGCGACTGACCAGACGAGTTCAACTCGGCGCCGGTTTCGCCCATCGCGAGATCGCTGGCCGGAGGCGCCTGCGCGAGTGACTGCTCGGGCAACGGCAACTGGGAAGCAGCTTCCAGGCCTTCACGAAGCGGCTGGTTAGCGACTTCCTGCTGACCTGAAATCTGCTGGGCGCCTTGTCCGGTGGCGGTTTGGGCTTCGGCAAATTGGCGCGAAGCGTTCGCAAGTTGCTGAGCTGCGGCGGCCGCAGCGGGAGAAATCGGCGGCGGAGTTTGGCCTTCCGCCGTTTCGCCCTGCGGGGGGCTCGGCATGTTTTCGGCGAGCGCATCGGCCTGGCGATCCATCTCATCACGCGCATTTTGCTGCTGCTGAGCGAGGGCCGCCAGCGCTTCGGCGATCGATTTGTCACGCGCTAACTGTTGCTCTCGCGCGGTCAGAGCGGCCGCCGCCTGTTGCAAGCTGCGCTGTGCGCTGTCGGCCGCTTGTTGCATTTCGCCGGGTGCAGGGGACGCGGGAGAATCACCCTGCGGGCTGTTCATTTCGGCGCCTTCCTGGCTGGCTTGCTCGGCCTGACGAAGCGCCGACGCGGCATTGGGATCAACGGCGCCCGCTTGCTGGGCGAGTTGATCCAACTGCGGCGTTTGTTTGACCAGATCTTTGGCCAACTGCTGGGCGGCTTGATCGATGGCGCTGGCCAACTTTTGGGCGGCGTCCCCCAGCGACTTGTCCGCTTCGGTCTGACTTTGGGCGGCGCCCTCTGATTCGCCTTGGGCGAGGCTCTTCGCGGCCGCTTCGCCTGCGTCGGCCGCTTGTTGTGCTGCGGCCGCCGCTTCGGGTGCTGCGTCAGCGGCGAGCTGCGCCGCTTCGGCGGCGAGATCGGCCGCTTTCCCTTGAGCGGCGGCATTGGGTTGCCCAGCCGGTTCGGCGGCTTTCTCCGCCGCC
The nucleotide sequence above comes from Blastopirellula sp. J2-11. Encoded proteins:
- a CDS encoding DUF58 domain-containing protein, producing the protein MSSSVLARYLDPEVLSRVAGRSIEPRGLVMGNLAGAHRSPASGFAVEFAGHREYVPGDDPKHIDWRIYFTRDKYFIKQYEMETNFTCHLLLDISSSMRYGEGDEQKLLYASRMATVLGHSIVRQSDKVSLATFDTHIRGHIRASNSMHQVVRMTQHLDEVEAIEKTNLAQCLSELAERMQRREIVMIFSDFFGDLESVEAAIQRLRFSKHEVVLFQVMHHDELYFDMDGMVRFVGLEVAEQYLAQPEDLRTAYLEAVGAFNAQLEEIALRNGCDHVLVDTREDMAGMFADYLNKRMRMPRR
- a CDS encoding AAA family ATPase, whose amino-acid sequence is MSSEPISQDDVAAVQRCEQAYGRIRDELAKVIVGQNDVVEQVLVAMFARGHALLEGVPGLAKTLLISSLSDALHLTFKRIQFTPDLMPSDVTGTEVIQEDPETRQRGYKFLPGPLFANLLLADEINRTPPKTQAAMLEAMQERQVSAGGSVHKLPDPFFVLATQNPLEQEGTYPLPEAQLDRFLLHIKVDYPSGAEEWDIARRVTTNQMGKIEPCVSGAEIQEFQNLVRRVPVSDQVLGYAWALIRATRTGQPEAPDFVNKWVAWGAGPRGLLTLVTCAKARAILYGRYHASVADVQAVAKPALRHRIAGNYAAQANNLSSEDLIGMLLEAIPADKKYERPAA